The Elusimicrobiota bacterium genome includes a region encoding these proteins:
- the sasA_5 gene encoding Adaptive-response sensory-kinase SasA, protein MDYLYFGSMVFTSVMSLSLAIFFKSEVEPKLNLYWRLFMVAFVVWSFGRALMMLSGTPDWALFWIRIAYCGSIWLSVLWTWMGYEILRKKIPKKIFVATILLFSVFTVLNFTPAFISSVSPKLNFAFYDDNPGWAFNVWSIVFTIFAVWIHVLLIMELKKADSLTRNRILWILLAGILGFGGSATTFPLVNDVPLYPFAVPLVAISPAILTYAVVRFQLMDLYLLLRDTTVHLVSSLAFACVFSGVAWVINRPKVYVFSMMVMAVFIPFAYPYVSRFVRRNINRTRLGDVDRYLDDIEEKSSQILGSSLTIISLSTATLDLINAIFPVDRIGVYFMKSKKEALHLYANKGMNDAPVDLQRGSPIFQWFANNKKILSKDSLQENGKPEKYSLIEFMNQIHGEVICPIYVSKELSGLIVLGQKRSGAHFHNKDLEAIMLVARKVEIACGYAATTEKYTVVMDNWTHSLNQITKPIAHGAGYIKEMVHMLTPEEIVSTADVIEKRTMQLREVHDYITNASSLNREIVTGEYRMEKVDVREVAKSYLKNYEVENKQVVVVEIMEGPVFARINKTGIERVLLELVSNSLRHTAQNGKDAKIRVRDNVKLDNYEINVDDNGDGIDPQNIDRIWEPGWQQKDMNAGASGLGLAICKQIVEAHGGKISAFSAGKGQGMLINFSLPIVKGTEDEEK, encoded by the coding sequence ATGGACTATCTTTACTTTGGCTCGATGGTTTTTACCTCGGTAATGTCATTGAGTCTCGCAATCTTTTTCAAGTCAGAAGTCGAACCAAAACTAAATTTATACTGGCGGCTTTTCATGGTCGCTTTTGTCGTTTGGAGTTTTGGTAGAGCTTTGATGATGTTGTCCGGGACTCCTGATTGGGCATTGTTTTGGATCCGGATTGCCTATTGTGGATCAATTTGGCTTTCAGTCTTGTGGACTTGGATGGGGTATGAGATTTTAAGAAAGAAGATACCCAAAAAGATTTTCGTCGCTACCATCCTTCTCTTTTCAGTTTTCACTGTCCTGAATTTTACTCCCGCCTTCATATCAAGTGTTTCTCCTAAACTTAATTTTGCATTTTATGATGATAATCCTGGCTGGGCGTTTAATGTGTGGTCCATTGTCTTTACAATTTTTGCTGTATGGATCCATGTGTTGCTGATTATGGAGCTCAAGAAAGCCGACAGCCTTACAAGGAATCGTATTCTGTGGATTTTGCTGGCGGGTATTCTTGGTTTTGGTGGATCTGCAACCACTTTTCCCTTGGTAAATGACGTCCCACTATATCCGTTTGCGGTTCCACTTGTTGCTATTTCGCCGGCGATTCTTACCTATGCAGTTGTTCGATTTCAGTTAATGGATCTCTATCTGCTTTTGAGAGACACAACAGTACATCTCGTTTCATCGTTAGCTTTCGCGTGTGTATTTTCTGGCGTGGCTTGGGTTATCAATAGGCCGAAGGTTTATGTCTTTAGCATGATGGTCATGGCAGTCTTTATTCCATTTGCATATCCATATGTGAGTCGGTTTGTTAGGAGGAATATTAATCGCACAAGGTTAGGCGATGTGGACCGATACCTCGATGATATCGAAGAAAAATCCTCCCAAATTTTAGGTTCTTCACTTACAATTATTTCTTTATCAACCGCAACTTTAGATCTTATCAACGCAATATTTCCCGTCGACAGAATTGGTGTTTACTTTATGAAATCTAAGAAGGAGGCTCTGCATTTATACGCAAATAAAGGAATGAATGATGCTCCGGTTGATTTACAGCGCGGGTCTCCCATTTTTCAGTGGTTTGCGAACAATAAAAAGATTTTGTCGAAGGACAGTCTCCAGGAAAACGGGAAGCCTGAGAAATATTCACTCATTGAGTTCATGAATCAAATCCATGGTGAGGTTATTTGCCCAATTTATGTCTCAAAAGAGCTTTCTGGCCTTATTGTGCTTGGACAAAAAAGATCGGGTGCACATTTTCATAATAAAGACCTAGAGGCAATCATGCTTGTTGCGCGAAAAGTGGAGATTGCATGTGGTTACGCAGCCACTACAGAGAAATATACGGTGGTGATGGACAATTGGACTCATAGCCTGAATCAAATCACCAAGCCAATTGCGCATGGTGCTGGATATATTAAAGAAATGGTTCACATGTTGACACCCGAGGAAATTGTTAGCACTGCGGATGTCATCGAAAAGCGGACAATGCAGCTCAGGGAAGTTCATGACTACATCACCAATGCGTCTTCGTTGAATAGGGAGATTGTTACCGGTGAATACCGTATGGAGAAAGTGGATGTTCGTGAAGTAGCGAAAAGTTATCTAAAAAATTATGAAGTTGAAAACAAACAAGTTGTTGTAGTTGAAATCATGGAAGGGCCAGTCTTTGCTCGAATTAATAAGACCGGTATCGAGAGGGTTCTATTGGAATTGGTGTCAAACTCTCTAAGGCATACTGCACAGAATGGCAAGGACGCCAAAATTCGTGTTCGAGATAATGTTAAGTTGGACAACTATGAAATTAATGTTGATGATAATGGCGATGGGATTGATCCTCAAAATATCGACAGAATCTGGGAGCCGGGCTGGCAACAGAAAGATATGAATGCAGGTGCTTCAGGACTTGGGTTGGCAATTTGTAAGCAGATTGTCGAAGCGCATGGAGGCAAAATCTCTGCTTTTTCGGCTGGAAAGGGACAGGGAATGCTGATAAACTTCAGTTTGCCTATCGTTAAAGGTACTGAGGATGAGGAAAAATGA
- a CDS encoding putative outer membrane protein — translation MRKLLSVGLLVTLPINLAWAVGSGGYTNQVVGTKALGMGNAFVATADDPSAIYFNPAGLTQLDRPNLSLGFAIHDTNSDYTPVGGSKVSMEGFTPVVPNFYFTTPFREKWAFGFGINSPFGLETKWSGTGPLRYVATDSNLQLVNFNPTVAYKLNEKISFGAGVVYGLVDADLKSKVNVTAINGSSSPDGDRKLEGDGSAWGYDFGLLYAPVEKHKFGLTYRSQLSTTLDGSLELNGLSGIAASAFVFNGTSYKTDAETVIKFPQTVLLGYAYKPSKWTFAIDGEWVDYSAVDDTTIDYKDQSAGPQSVLRLTNPTDRDWHNTWNLGLGTNYQFNDTWQARGGYFYYPRAIPERTWDPGNPESSRNGFTLGGSFTRPSIIFDLAYNLILFDDRTISNTVGSTSGTTVNGKYETTAHIVSANLTYRFGTAN, via the coding sequence ATGAGGAAACTTCTATCGGTAGGTTTGCTGGTCACGTTACCAATAAATCTGGCTTGGGCCGTCGGATCCGGCGGATACACCAACCAGGTTGTCGGAACCAAAGCCCTTGGAATGGGGAATGCGTTTGTGGCCACTGCCGATGATCCCTCCGCTATCTACTTTAATCCTGCCGGACTGACTCAACTAGACAGGCCAAATCTCTCGCTCGGTTTTGCAATTCATGACACCAATTCTGATTACACTCCAGTTGGTGGTTCAAAAGTTAGCATGGAAGGATTCACTCCCGTCGTACCAAATTTCTATTTCACTACTCCTTTCCGAGAAAAGTGGGCATTTGGATTTGGCATTAATTCGCCTTTTGGTCTTGAAACCAAATGGAGTGGTACCGGCCCTCTTCGTTATGTTGCGACTGATTCAAATCTTCAGCTCGTTAATTTTAATCCCACCGTGGCTTATAAACTCAATGAAAAAATTTCTTTTGGAGCCGGCGTGGTTTATGGGCTAGTTGATGCTGATCTCAAGAGCAAAGTAAATGTGACAGCGATTAATGGATCTTCTTCTCCGGACGGAGATCGGAAGCTTGAGGGAGATGGTAGTGCTTGGGGATACGACTTCGGGCTTTTGTACGCGCCCGTAGAAAAGCACAAATTCGGTCTGACTTACCGTAGCCAGCTGAGCACCACTCTAGATGGAAGTTTGGAGTTAAATGGATTGTCCGGAATTGCCGCATCCGCTTTTGTTTTTAACGGGACATCATATAAGACCGATGCCGAGACGGTGATTAAGTTCCCTCAAACAGTTCTACTTGGTTACGCCTACAAACCGAGCAAGTGGACCTTTGCGATTGATGGAGAGTGGGTGGATTATTCAGCGGTAGATGACACCACAATCGACTATAAAGATCAGAGTGCGGGTCCTCAATCGGTTCTGAGATTAACGAACCCCACCGATAGAGACTGGCATAACACTTGGAATTTGGGATTAGGAACCAATTATCAATTCAACGATACTTGGCAAGCTAGAGGCGGCTATTTCTATTACCCGCGAGCAATTCCCGAGCGGACATGGGATCCGGGAAATCCTGAGAGCTCGAGGAATGGATTTACGCTTGGCGGAAGTTTCACGAGACCTTCGATCATATTTGACCTTGCCTATAACCTCATTCTGTTTGACGATAGAACCATATCCAACACTGTGGGATCCACAAGCGGTACCACTGTGAATGGGAAATATGAGACTACGGCACATATTGTTTCTGCTAACTTAACTTACAGGTTTGGAACAGCAAATTAA